From a single Phragmites australis chromosome 7, lpPhrAust1.1, whole genome shotgun sequence genomic region:
- the LOC133925224 gene encoding uncharacterized protein LOC133925224 isoform X1: MDKTANVVLDIEGLPQPPDKCCSGSPKMTRALSRKGSNRMERRGGEEQDQDDFAKKLIIKVVPSQLEQPLVSNKALVAPHCTPCTPVLIDSVEGRNKRFNRFTSINPRKTLLFFATLSSVGTMILIYFTLAINSKAET; this comes from the exons ATGGACAAAACTGCAAATGTGGTATTGGATATTGAAGGTCTGCCTCAACCACCTGATAAATGCTGCTCTGGAAGTCCAAAAATGACA AGAGCCCTATCACGTAAGGGTTCGAATCGCATGGAGAGGAGGGGTGGTGAAGAGCAGGATCAAGATGACTTTGCCAAAAAACTTATCATCAAAG TTGTGCCATCTCAATTGGAGCAGCCCCTAGTTTCTAACAAGGCCCTGGTTGCTCCACATTGTACTCCCTGCACACCTGTTCTTATTGATTCTGTGGAAGGAAGGAACAAAAGATTTAATCGATTCACATCTATTAACCCTCGGAAAACTCTTCTCTTCTTTGCAACGCT GTCGAGCGTGGGGACGATGATACTGATATACTTCACGCTGGCGATCAACAGCAAAGCGGAAACGTAG
- the LOC133925224 gene encoding uncharacterized protein LOC133925224 isoform X2, producing the protein MDKTANVVLDIEGLPQPPDKCCSGSPKMTRALSRKGSNRMERRGGEEQDQDDFAKKLIIKVVPSQLEQPLVSNKALVAPHCTPCTPVLIDSVEGRNKRFNRFTSINPRKTLLFFATLWLLSDV; encoded by the exons ATGGACAAAACTGCAAATGTGGTATTGGATATTGAAGGTCTGCCTCAACCACCTGATAAATGCTGCTCTGGAAGTCCAAAAATGACA AGAGCCCTATCACGTAAGGGTTCGAATCGCATGGAGAGGAGGGGTGGTGAAGAGCAGGATCAAGATGACTTTGCCAAAAAACTTATCATCAAAG TTGTGCCATCTCAATTGGAGCAGCCCCTAGTTTCTAACAAGGCCCTGGTTGCTCCACATTGTACTCCCTGCACACCTGTTCTTATTGATTCTGTGGAAGGAAGGAACAAAAGATTTAATCGATTCACATCTATTAACCCTCGGAAAACTCTTCTCTTCTTTGCAACGCT GTGGCTGCTTTCTGATGTCTGA